The following proteins are encoded in a genomic region of Catharus ustulatus isolate bCatUst1 chromosome 4, bCatUst1.pri.v2, whole genome shotgun sequence:
- the IL2RB gene encoding interleukin-2 receptor subunit beta: MKPSLLLLSHLCLFSLLPPSWASDSAQGTSSLTCWYDSRAALFCDWDPGRDLAEAPCELEIFSEKGFCDSLPELYPSPEKRKKHCKLPKAEHMTGLRRCTKTLNQNVNTQCFTISDSLNFSVHCHTGEKKPKIPVQIKDFSPFDNIKLRPPENLQLANITETTSNLTWSLNISSHYLDGKREYQVQYRHVSQSWEEAVNLPIEQDQMWVNFEGLSPNSKYEAAVRARPSARSHYKGVWSDWSKPVLWRTHPDQKGTSQPVLPVLIVSTLVFVIIGTAFLINLRTLKWFKKILKIHIPDPEKFFPPLVSVHGGDIQKWLSSPFSTSSLCVNSTIPEISVLEVMQKNDQESRFLLSKGTLTPDPPTETSVHSGSSCFTNQGYFFFHLSNSFEIEPCQVYFTYEPFAQEGSGSRDGECYQALPSPDLCTLAEDMNVLPSNFFHCMEATQGFPKSSFVEEPAGEAQQAMAVPGALHSSEGTSPTPVLEQDEKVMDKAVSQPAEAVCQLDTDFPDPLELQDSDTVSETEGSGEGGAPTDPCTPAANASSSCSQPLPVRQRQDEDPCHTAFSSQVPNTGAYLSLRDLQSQYSHCSV; this comes from the exons ATGAAGCCCTCATTGCTGCTTCTGTCTCACCTCTGCCTGTTcagcctcctgcctccctcGTGGGCATCAGACTCGGCACAAG GCACCTCCAGCCTCACTTGTTGGTATGACTCACGGGCGGCTCTCTTCTGCGACTGGGACCCGGGCAGGGACCTGGCTGAAGCACCATGTGAGCTGGAGATTTTCTCAGAGAAAGGCTTTTGTGACAG TTTACCAGAGTTATACCCCTCACCTGAAAAACGCAAGAAGCACTGCAAATTACCCAAGGCAGAGCATATGACAGGACTGAGGAGATGCACCAAAACCTTAAACCAAAATGTTAAT ACTCAGTGCTTCACCATTTCAGACAGTCTTAACTTTTCTGTCCATTGCCacactggagagaaaaaacccaaaatacctGTGCAAATAAAAGACTTCAGCCCATTTGATAATA tAAAGCTGAGGCCTCCAGAAAACCTTCAGCTGGCTAACATTACTGAAACCACTTCCAACCTAACATGGAGCCTGAATATTTCCTCCCACTATTTGGATGGGAAGCGGGAGTACCAAGTGCAGTACCGACACGTGAGTCAGTCCTGGGAG GAGGCTGTAAACCTTCCCATTGAACAGGACCAGATGTGGGTAAATTTCGAGGGGCTCTCACCCAACTCGAAATACGAGGCAGCTGTCCGTGCAAGGCCTAGTGCCAGGAGCCACTACAAAGGCGTGTGGAGTGACTGGAGCAAGCCTGTCCTGTGGAGGACACACCCTGACCAAAAGG GAACATCCCAGCCAGTCCTGCCAGTTCTGATAGTGAGCACTTTGGTCTTCGTGATCATTGGGACTGCCTTCCTCATTAACCTACGGACCCTGAAATG GTTTAAGAAGATACTGAAGATTCACATCCCAGACCCCGAGaagttttttcccccacttgTTTCGGTTCACGGAGGTGATATTCAG AAATGGCTCTCCTCCCCATTCTCCACATCTTCCTTGTGTGTGAACAGCACAATCCCAGAGATCTCTGTGCTGGAGGTGATGCAGAAGAACGACCAGGAATCCCGGTTTCTACTTTCCAAGGGAACCCTGACTCCTGATCCTCCCACAGAAACCAGTGTGCACTCTGGATCCAGCTGCTTCACCAACCAAGGTTACTTCTTCTTCCACCTTTCCAACTCCTTTGAGATCGAGCCCTGTCAGGTGTACTTCACCTACGAGCCTTTCGCTCAGgagggcagtggcagcagggatggcGAGTGTTACCAagctctcccctccccagaccTCTGCACACTGGCAGAGGACATGAATGTGTTGCCCAGCAACTTCTTTCACTGTATGGAGGCAACCCAGGGCTTCCCAAAGAGCTCCTTCGTGGAAGAgccagcaggggaagcccagcaggcCATGGCTGTTCCTGGGGCTCTCCACTCGAGCGAAGGCACCTCACCAACACCAGTTCTGGAACAGGATGAGAAAGTGATGGACAAAGCAGTTTCACAACCTGCTGAGGCCGTGTGCCAGCTGGACACTGACTTTCCTGATccactggagctgcaggacagcGACACTGTCAGTGAAACAgaggggagcggggaggggggCGCTCCCACTGACCCCTGCACCCCAGCAGCAAATGcttcctcttcctgctcccagcctctgCCTGTCAGGCAAAGACAGGATGAAGATCCATGCCACACAGCCTTCTCCAGCCAGGTGCCAAACACTGGTGCCTACCTTTCTCTGAGGGACCTCCAAAGCCAGTACAGCCATTGCTCTGTCTGA